A stretch of DNA from Malus sylvestris chromosome 9, drMalSylv7.2, whole genome shotgun sequence:
TCGAACTAGGGAGTGTTCGAACTTGAGTATGCTTCAAATCAAGAGTTATGAGGTTCACCAAGTCCCCGATAGATTCAGGGATTGTCAATAGGCAAGTTCGCCTTAAGCTCAGATATGCCAGCTGCTTCAATTTTCCAATTGTCTCCGGCAATTTTGGTCTGAACACACGTTCAAGGTCAAGAGCCTGCAGTTGTCCGAAGAGACCACTAGCAATTCCCCTGCTGATAATTTCACCTACTTCCTCTCCCGGTTTAATTTTTTCTCTAGTATCGAAGAATAGAATCGACTGGGGACAGCTTTTCTTCAGCAAAACATTTTGCCAATTTGAGTTGAGACAATCAATTTGACGGGAACTGGTGTTGTAGTTATTTCCATCATCACGATCATGAAGGTTTTGGTTCCCATCCACGTTACTTGCAGTAGAAGTTTGGGAGCCCATTTGGCTTCTGTAGCCTTCGTCATCTTGCAACAGAACATGGCGCACAACACTAGGCAATCGACATGTCTTGACCTTCCCATTTGGCTTTCTCTGAACCACTTGAATCACATTACAACCAATCAGCTTTGCTAGATACTTGTATGCAATATCTTCTGGAAGTAATTCTTTCCCATCTGTTCTTCCTTGTGCCAATCCTTGTGCAGACCACGAAGCAACAATTCTTCTAGCAGGAATTTCAAAGTCCTTTGGGAAAAGTTGGAAGTAAGACAAACATTTAGGGTGGAGTTGCAAATCTGCACTATTCACTTGGAGGGTATCTAACCATGGTGTTTGGTTCTGTCCTTGAGTGAAATGTTCAagctccttcaaatattcctcAGGTGTCAATACTCCCTTCCACGATAGTAGATACCCAACACGTATTACAGCAAGTGGTAAGCCTCCACCTGCCCCTAAAACTTCCTTTGCTTCGTTCTTCAGTTTATCAGGACAATGATGCACTATCTGGGTGAAAAGATCCCAGCTCTCATGTTTGGTTCGTAACCGAAGGTGGTGGTGATAAGTGCTATTTTGGTCAGCATGTGAAGTGATTTCCTTCTTGCATGTGGTGAGGACAATCCTGCTCCTGTTTCTCATTTCTGGAAATGCTACTTTAAGAGCTTCCCAGATTCCTTTTGACGAGACATTGTCCAAAACTACAAGGTATCTCTCCTGCTTCAACAAATTGCTCATTTTCTCGATCCAGGTGTCTTCTGTGTCCTCCTCTTGTGTATTAAGGACCTGGTTTCCAACAGTTTCCAAAAGTGCATAGTTGTTAGTATACACTTCAGGGACAGAGACCCAACATCGGATTTTAAAGGCTTTTTTTATGGTACGGTGGTTATAGACTTCCTTCGCCAGAGTTGTCTTGCCAATGCCCTTCATCCCCACAATGGAAATGACCGAGCGCTCTTTTCTGGGAGCAGTCAGGTGCGAGACCAGTTCATATACATTTTCTTCCAGACCAACTACTGAACATGAATCTTCCCTTACCTCAATTGAATATACTTTTATGCATCTTTGAAGAAGATTTACTGCATGCGTGATTCCTCTAACTTCCGAGATGGTTTTAAGTTCCGACTCTGAGTCTTGGATGTGGGTGTTCGAGCACTCTTCTGCCTCGCGAGTCATTCTCTTCAATGTCTCCAAGTAAGCACTTCTAAATGCAATGGCATGATCTTCAGTGGCTTTGGTATCTTTGAAAAGTTTATGCACGTACTCCAACTCCTTGCTCATGGCGCTGACATGTGATGATaactttttgcttttttttggCAGGTCAATGAGGTTGTTACGAATGTTGTTTACAGCTGCCGACAAATACTTATCTGTAATCTGATACTCTTGGGTTTGCTGTTGAGGAGATTTGCGGGCAAATCTTGATGAGCGTCGTGTGACAAACTTAAAACCATATCTTTCCTTTGTTTCCAGGAGGCCAGAGATCCTGGTGACAATGGACATGATTCCCCCCTCAAGCTTCCACCTAGCCCTCCAATTACGGTTGACATCTAGCCACCGTCTCTGCCGATTTGATGTTCTTGTGATGGTGGCAATGTCGTTTATTGCTTCCTCCACCATCTTGCTTGCTTCCACCAACCATGACTTTTCCATTTCACTTTCCAGCTTTAGCAATTGTAAATCTTCCATGAAAGATGGAAGCAGCTCTACATGCATCATGATGGGTATCATTTTCTCTACCATGCCATTCATCAATTCTGTGTTTAAAGCGATCAGCATATTTAGAGAGGAAACCAATTCAGTAGCTCGTGAGCTAACACTCATCGGTTCTGACTCGAGAGATTGATATTCATCAATCTTATCAACAATAGATCTGGCCAGCAGGCTTCTAACCTTGAACCTTGACTGCTCCAGTGCTGCATATATATCTCTTGCACATACAGTTTCCTTCTTTCCCTTGTTACTCGCCATCATCCCAAGGTTATTGTTGATCCTCTCCTCGATCCACTTCATCCCGCGGGCAACATCAATCATGGGTAGCA
This window harbors:
- the LOC126633833 gene encoding probable disease resistance RPP8-like protein 2, coding for MAVAYTYSNAKYKWIERESRFLGALLKDYDEVLSSEDQITQKASQFLNPDQLIQAGITLRLNEREKSWITNARNVVSEATRCLQIFEDLRKRSNSSEWFVFLLITDHLLPMIDVARGMKWIEERINNNLGMMASNKGKKETVCARDIYAALEQSRFKVRSLLARSIVDKIDEYQSLESEPMSVSSRATELVSSLNMLIALNTELMNGMVEKMIPIMMHVELLPSFMEDLQLLKLESEMEKSWLVEASKMVEEAINDIATITRTSNRQRRWLDVNRNWRARWKLEGGIMSIVTRISGLLETKERYGFKFVTRRSSRFARKSPQQQTQEYQITDKYLSAAVNNIRNNLIDLPKKSKKLSSHVSAMSKELEYVHKLFKDTKATEDHAIAFRSAYLETLKRMTREAEECSNTHIQDSESELKTISEVRGITHAVNLLQRCIKVYSIEVREDSCSVVGLEENVYELVSHLTAPRKERSVISIVGMKGIGKTTLAKEVYNHRTIKKAFKIRCWVSVPEVYTNNYALLETVGNQVLNTQEEDTEDTWIEKMSNLLKQERYLVVLDNVSSKGIWEALKVAFPEMRNRSRIVLTTCKKEITSHADQNSTYHHHLRLRTKHESWDLFTQIVHHCPDKLKNEAKEVLGAGGGLPLAVIRVGYLLSWKGVLTPEEYLKELEHFTQGQNQTPWLDTLQVNSADLQLHPKCLSYFQLFPKDFEIPARRIVASWSAQGLAQGRTDGKELLPEDIAYKYLAKLIGCNVIQVVQRKPNGKVKTCRLPSVVRHVLLQDDEGYRSQMGSQTSTASNVDGNQNLHDRDDGNNYNTSSRQIDCLNSNWQNVLLKKSCPQSILFFDTREKIKPGEEVGEIISRGIASGLFGQLQALDLERVFRPKLPETIGKLKQLAYLSLRRTCLLTIPESIGDLVNLITLDLKHTQVRTLPSSIWKLKKIRHLYLNEICQIPRPNSISMKNLQILSGVFVDKGHPLKDRLDKLTKLRKLALAFQLGLEEQTVVAKWIEKLIDLESLRLRSIDEKREPQSLILESISHLHKLSSLHLFGRLENQVIIYQLPQSLTHLTLSGSGIKNDPMAMLGELRRLRSLSFYYGSYLGTDMVCYRDGFPFLLLLKLWNLENLRILVLQKGAMPNLRKLDIRSCQNLTITD